The sequence ataaaaagaaatacaGGAATTAGTTCAATAAACAAACAGATATTTAAGAAATGGAATACAATATATGAGTGACTGTTGCAATCACTAGTTCGATATGAACTAACGTTTATCATTAGACCGATGGATCAGATATGAATATATTCAAGAAACAAGTAAAGATATTTCCAACGACTATTTAACATTAATCAGTACAGAAACCATGATAACAAAGTTTATTAgattaaataactttttttatgGGAAACTAGTAATCTCGTATTACTGGGTGGTGAATTTATGTAAACTATACACACAGACATCAAGTTAACATTTATTGAGAAAACGAAATAATTAGACAGTCGTTTTTTCATAATTTGAAACTCTTCAATGATATTTATCCATAATCATGTTTCATATAGTGAAGACTAATTAAAGACTGTGGTGTGAACAGTCACCTATTGAAGCTAGTCACATTTGCAGATATCCAAAATTATTTAGTTATGACAAAATAGACGAACTATCTCGTACTGTAAAATAACTGAAAACTTCACAGTCAAATGGGTTTTAGGATTTAATATTTTCTGCACACAATCACAAACTACTCTAACACCTAAGGCTGGACAGAATACTAGTATATATCTTCAGACTCTGGCTTGATATCAGTTCATAGGATTACTGATGATTAATCTTATTAGTATCCGGAAGTAAAACTTTCCTGGTTGGTCTCAAAAGAACCATAGTAATCCATGACTGAGAACTTTAGATAATAAGGCTCGAAATCGGATGCAGTGACAAGGTATGGATTTAATTTGCGACTTTGTGTAAatctttaattttaatattatctAAACTTCTCACTTCTTTCCTTCCGATCAGTTAGTTTTAAACACCACTAATATTTTGATTAATCTGCTGTGCATCATCTTAGTTTCTTCTTGTTCGGTTGATATGAAATGTGACAACTTACGAAAACAAAATACCAGCCAGAAAATCATAACATGAAGAGATTAGTACTATAAAGGACGTACCAGTAGCAGTCCCAGCAATTCGTGAAAATCCCATCATAAGACTTGTTGATAAGTGAATCCATTCTGGTCGTAAACATGCTGATTGTGCTAAATTTATACTCCAATTAGGATCTACTTTTATACCATACTCTAAGAATACGCTGAAAACGTATGCAAACATGAATGAACAGAAGCCCAACCACAATAGTCTGTTTGGATGAGTTAAGAGATAAACAGCTTGTACATGTAACCAGTTTATTTTGACTTCGATTTTTGAACTGAGAAAACTACCAGGTAAACTAAATAATAACCCAACTGCGATACCTAAATTTAAAACAGAATATACGAGAATAAGTTAAGTAAACTATGGTAGTAGTTAGTAAAGAGCTATTCTGAAAGATAGTTTTTGAAATTGCAAATCATGTCACAAAGAAGAGTAGCAAACATAAATTAGTGAACACAATAACTGAAGTTAAATAAGATATAGACAAAACATCGAAAATCCATAGTGATATATGTTACTCAATGCCCTACTGAGAATCAAATCATAAGAGATTAAAAAGTGTATTTCATATCTTCAACATCAATGGCTCttcatataaaataatgaactttGTTAGGAGACggaaatattataaaaaaagtTCACAAAAATAAGCATGAATACAAAATCTCACGAACAACTTCATCTTTGTCATATGTTTGAGCACAGAAATTTAACAATCATGTTTCTACAGCATTTAAAATAACTAGTTAATAGTAATGGAGCGACAGCTTTTTCAGTGTGATTTGCACTTTTTTCTGAGACATGTTTTCTTATCTTTAATTATACACTCATCTTGCTTATTTACATGATATTCTTATTAATAATCATTctcaatgttattattattaatatcatcaCAACTATGACACAATAATTCCCATGTTGCATTAACTTGTTTTTACATACCATTTTAACTTATTGATTACAATTTATCACCTTCATAAAGGTGTAGTTTTTTCTCACCCTTCATATATAACCTTTTCACAACGTTACCAATAATGTCATTTTATTTaacggttgaattcatgagttgatctaatctagaccactattgaaaacctagaagcactgaatggtcgtttcgccctagtattggactcctcagcaatgcgcattcacgatcccgcacgcgttGTCTGgacccaggactttcggtctcgcgtgcaaacgcttaacttctagttAGTAAGTTGTAGCATTTAGAACTCAACTATCGTGAAGCTTGCCTTTCAATTTATACAGTGGATGAATCCAACCTTAATATTTTgtctattgaaaaataaaaataatctgaATAATTCACAGTGGCATCTCTTAGTTCAGTGAAAATGAATATCTCGTGGTAACTGgaaatatattcttattttCCAAGTTTTTACTATTTTACAATGAAAATACGTTCACTTTTAGAGTTGGCACATCAGAATTAAACAGACAAGCGATATATAGATTATTTATTGTGGTTTTGCATACAGCgattgaataataatttgtttttgaaaaaactggtaattataaaataatttaacaaaagTGAAAATGATTGTTACCAGATATTAGTCCTAAAATGACTTGATGAGGAAAATGTGCTGCCAAGTAACAGCGGCTAAGGGCAATTAACCCAAAAACTAAACAGGATAGTGTTATCAAACATCGTTGATGGTTTCGACTAAAATAAATAAGGATGAACAATAGGGGTTAAGTTTACAGAAACTCgaacagaaaaaaagaaaaacttatGTCTCGATATGAAATGAAACCTTCCTGCTTTTAATCAGTTGGTTCCCATCAAACAGATTCCAATGTAGGCCAGTTTGAATACGACGATAACCAGTTTCTTCTAGGTCTTGGATAGCCATTTAGTTTAATTAAAAGTTTCAAATTGGATTGCCTTCTCGAATATGACTAGACAAATATGAAAACTAACTATCGAAACAGAATAGATGTGTTTCTTGTTGAGCAGTTACAAGACAAATTAGCCCAAATCCCTCATTATGACTTGATTAATAACTTTTAAACTCAATCGTACTTCTTTGATCAAGGCCATCAACAATCCTCATATTTCATCCCCCTATGATAGACCATAGAAATATCTTcagtaatttattttctttaccTTAAGTTAGAACGCgtgtgaaaaagaaaaaaaataacatcAGTTCGCCATCTATATTGTTTTGATAATAACTCTGTTGCTAATGCAAAGATTTCTCTTCATTCACTTTTCATTGAAGAATTACAGTTTTTGCAATATATAGTTCTATTACTGTAGCTACTTTCTCCCGCAATATTCAACAAAATTAAGGTTGAGTACTTTAATTACTTTTATCGTTGACTTAAATGCAATAGATATGTTAATCAGTTAGATCTAGGCTGAACAACATTTTCGAGAGTGGTTTCCCAAGTACTTCCTATTGGTAAATTTTAAAGTCACAGTATCTTTAAGCAATAAGCTGGACAataagtaacaataataaagcGAAATACATACTTTTTTAATTTATGGTAGAAGTAAGTTATCATTGGTGTTAGGCTTGCTACAGTTACCATACAATGGCCTGATGGACTTCCAGGTCCAGTTTCACATGTTAGTGGGTACTGTTTTACAGATAAGTCAGGGTCGGTCAGCGATCGATTCAGTGTAAGCCACCAATATGGCCGATGACCATATAACATCCTGCAGATTGAAAAATGAATCAGAATTAAGCCAAAAAGGCTTACAAAGACATTTTTAACAGTTCAACCCactaaatatttaaaagtaaGAGAATAAACAATCTACAAAGAGCTTAAGTGAAAAATTAACACATGAGTTTGAAGTTACAAAAAATATTAGACGAACGAATGAAGATTGCCCGTCAAAAGAATTCGCCAATTACAGTTTTTCTGTATGTCCGTCGTGATCACAAACGAAAAATTGCTTAGACACTGATAATCTTGCTTACACATGTAGTGATTAGTGTTAGGCCAGTGAAAATTAGATGTCATTGACCACTAAACGTGAACAAACGGACACTCAGCTTACTTATTACTTAATACATAATTTCCTTCACACCACTGATTTCTACTTTGGACCCACTGACTGTAGATTGCTTGTGATTGTGATGAATAAGATATTGTCTAACTTATGCCTTGGTTCTGCATATATGGACGTGGATCGTATATCTGGTATGGCGTGCCCAGTTTGTGCACAGACTAACGATTGGAATAAATAGAAGTTTCAGTGATAGTACTTATTATAAGTTCAGTATGAGAGGGGAAAGATATTCTCGTGAGCTTCAGAATAAAATACACCACAAATGTACAACAAATtcagaaataaaaatatgaaacatgATAACCGAATGTCTTCAGTGTAATCTCATCGCGACAAAATATTACCAATTCAACGTTTCATAAATATTGGTTAAACAGATAACTAGATTGACAATACGTGCTTTACATTTCCATTACTTACTTTATATAGTCCATATCTGTTTACGAATCTTCATCGTTCTCTTCTAACAACGCAAAGTTTGTCAAGAATATCTGTTCTATGCAATAACTACTTATAGCACTTCGCCTAAAAGTCCTagataataggacgaaatattTTAGAGTATTTGTACAGCCTAGGACGATATTATATACAATCAGATGCATCCACGTTCATTTTAAGTCTAGATGTGTATTGAACGAGAACTCAGATGGggacaaccaatttattgttcaatACGACATTACAGATTTCTAtgataaaatgtgaaaaccatacattaaatatttcGTTTGCCAATcctcaatcaattgtctcaaatttcATCGTTCTTCATTGCTATTGCCATTACTCTCTGTTTTCATTCTCGTTCTCTTCACACCGATCTTCTCAAACTTATGTTCATCgaaataagtagcatacatcacagattTGGTTTCATGTTACAACCTTTGATATATGTTGTTAAGAAAACTTCAAAGTGATTAAACAGAACTCTTCAGCAAGTAAAAAATGGTGACTACTATTTTAAACTTCAACAAAAAGAAATCGTGGGTTTTGTAGACGATATGTCCAGCAAAGAGAAGCAGTGACTGTGGAATACTTAAAGAACAGCCCTAAACTGGTTATAGCAGAATAAATCCACCTAAATCTCTAATGTCCTGTTACAATGGATTAGGCTCATGTTTCTCGTTTATCCTATTTTGATGCACTGACAACCTGAGATGACACAATATAGTTACAATCCTTTCTCAAACATACTGAAACCAATCCATTACAACTTATCCTTATTATTCGATTTTAAAGAATATCGCTTATTGACTAATGAATTTAGGTCATTTGATACACTGGTATTTCCAGTTATATAAACAAGCGATATTAATCCATACATGGTATAACACATATCTGATATTATCCAAGTAATTTAAAATGGAGATTAGTGTAGAACAATATTTCCATTTTGAAAATAGCTGAAAGTTTTAGGAATACTGCATACAAACAAATAACGGCATTAAAAGGTAGGGTGTGAAACATTAACTGTCGATACAAAAATGAGTTAAACTTTTGGATCCAATACAGATTAAAAGTCTCAGCACAAATTAGAAAAATACTGACCACTTAAGTATTCCGTTTAACCAGTCTGCTAAAGCCGTACATAAGATTGTCGTGATCCCCAATGTTGGATCAGTATAATAAGCAGTTGGAAACGTCAGTGAGTAGGCAGTATTAGGACTACCGATATGACTAACGACTGTAAACAAAGGCTCCAGACGCTAAAATCATAAACAAAATTCAGTTGTTGAGACCCAAATCTAATAAAAAGAGATTGTTTTACTGAACGAAAACAATCAATCATATTATCAGGacaaatagaataataattagATATCAGTACATTTCATCTCATTTTTTACTAGTTAACGGATTAAAAAAAAtctctattaaaattatttcattatcttaCAGATGGATTCAATCTATTCAGATATGTTGTAGCTACCTATAGCCTGGGATATGTAAGCAATGTAATCTTGGACTCTAAAGTTCCGTAGCATCACTTCGGAGTTAATTTGCACTAAAACTTTGCCTTGACTATGAAAACACacaaacagaaaaaaacaattgaTTCGTATGCGTTCAAATCCGTTTTTGACCTGATTTCTCTTCATAAGCTGATCAGGAGGTAGGTAATAACAAACCGGCTACTTATACCATACTTTCTCTCTAAGTGAAAAGTTGGAGGAAGAGAGGGTACACCACTCGATGATCTTGAGAATCGGCCCAAACTGAAACTATTAAACATAATTAGTTGTAATTTGCTTCAACACGGGATTCTACCTAACTCAAGACTAGGATTTGAGAAAAAGTAGAGGTAACCAGATCAGAACAGTGAAACTGCTCTACAACAAAATGAATTATGTCTTCACTCCCAAGTGGCCATCATATACCACTATCTTTCCTCAGAcgaataaaatgtttttattaaagCACATAGATGTAGCCAGTGATGCACTATGATATTGATTGACCAAAGCAATAAATAGAACGTTTAACACAGCTAACTTGTCTTTCGTTTTTCAGCCAACCTGTGGTGATTGCTCAACCAAAGGATAAGTTACTTGGTTTCGGCACATCTAAGTGTTTCAAataattcagctgctcctgtggagaaagctaaTATTGGGAGCACAACCGGACAACTGAGCCATCGAATCAGTTAACGCTTTACTTCGTAATTAAAAAAGTGTGTCATCAAAACAACATGCAGCTctgttctatcacacttgaccAATATCAATCATGTAGTAGATAAAACAGGCCACTTAAAGTAATTTATTGTACTCCTATTAGTTTTCCTTGTTGAATTTAGTCTCGTCACTTACACGTAGCAGAAGGTATGGGGATTCGAGAAAATAATCTAAGTCTTTGTATTCATAAGGAATCTGTAGCATTTATCTTTACTGTGGTAAAACTAGGCTTAGCGAACGATCATACTTACCATTACTTTTCATACgctttgttcatttatttttcttcaccgcTTTTTCAGATATATGTTTTACTTTCCATTTATCTGAACACTTTTTATTacatgatttcaataattttgGATAAATGTTAATTGAATGTCTGTTTTCTCAAGGCTTCAGTCTACATCCTACCATGAAACATTGATTAAAGCCTTTATTATTCatatcacaactagtacacctgtaATCACACTATCAATTTGCACCTTCTGCTtactatgtttatttattcaatttattatattGTTATCACTGACTCATAAACTCCGTTGATTGACTTAGTaattttatatatgtatataaacattATTGTATACTAGAGTAAAGCCCGATGAGGATCTAATTGCAAACAATGTTGTTCGCTAATATATGTTGTTATTATTCACaatatggggatttttaaaatattcatttgacTTTATGGGCTATACAGTAACTATCCACTAGCCAAAATtacaatgtaaataaaaaaactttaaagagagcaagaacaaaggttaGTGAAgagtaatatgaattcattttatttcgttaggttctcatcaactgcttacaacctaaaatatttgcaattcaaagttattatagatattgacatacttatacaacagagggcgatgaaggatgaatatatgtaacataatgtagcaaagatttcgttagagttagtgaggtcataaaatttcgtttcgaatatatagagtttgggagggaaagttccagaaaattgagatagtgattagaaaccatggaattaaaacatattagacgattatgtaatgaagtaactgaaaatagattaatgttaataaagagagatatgaattgaaattggtcagttatgaatgatgtaattataaaattcagaaagagttggaatgacgtaataaaaataaataaaaataaaagggggTGAAgtgaatgttaccagggcaaagaaagatttattactgtttctttttgtatacaaagatctggttttaaacgtttgattgctattgcttcggTGAATatcaaaaggtttgaatttgattgtttgttgatcaccttgaaggacttcagtatgtcaacttcgtgtcctgtgtcaaggagatgtcttgggACAGCGCTGCTAaatgcttttagtccgtttgacctcaaactcttcggaatatgttctttgaatcggacgtaggctctcctttctgttctaccaatgtaactgctttggcagatacatgtaaatttgtatacacagttggtggtaacatgaaagggatacctgtcgacctttgattgtgtcaaagaacatgtcgttttggacaggacaatcaatttagctGCAGAATATGTTTTTGtcaatgcagtttttagtctcatattgattgacccCATGACATTATCGCCTTTGAATttgagttgaataaaaacaggttttttatttactgtagtttctttgggtattttatcttcacgttttccatatttctcaataaatctCAATAGGTATCCGTTATTTCTTAAATACTTTTTAACAtccataatttcctcttctattgtatcggcagtacatattctttctgttctgtgaaacagtgttttgacaagtgcctttttataattgattggacaaaagctgtTGAGATTGAGATAAataccattccatgtgtctttcttataaactgagcgttgaactgtgccatcctttcttcgttttatcgctatatcgagaaaatggaaaatgttttctttttttcatgttccatagtgaaatgaatatttggatGAGCTTCATCGAAAAACCTTAACAGATTTGTCgcatgttgttgattattacataagatgaatgtatcatcaacatacctcgaataatacatCATCTCATCAATCGCTCCTTTGAGcttggttctttcgaggttagcTATGGAAATGTCTGCTAGGACGGGGCCTAACGGACTTCCCATTGCTACACCATCGGTTTGTCGGTATATAGTATTGTTGAAttggaactgaacatcttttgtataCAAGAGTAATAGTCGTTTGAATTCTATTGCTGGTAGAGGTAGGATATCAGGatgttgacaaattatgtctatggtttcaagaagcggtatttttgtaaacaatgatgtcacatcaaaagaaaccataaacttaccagcaatatttatgtgattcaTGCTATCAGCAAATACGAAAAAAATTTACATGTATTGAAGCGAATGCTTTTGTAAAGAATCAGATATAAAAACTAACTACATGGTCAAACGATATCAGTTTCAAAtacaataatcataatgattaaGATAAAGTCCAAACCAAAGTTTCTTCCTCAAAGATAAAGTAGGTCCCCTGACTGAGTAAATTCAAAGTCAACTAATTTTTCCTAAAGTTACAAAATCGATTAACTTCAGACCCAGATCGCTCAGCGTATCAATGATAACCTGCGAAATTCCAGAATTTAGGATATCTAGTTTACCTAACAAATTACACCACTTAAACAAGTGGGCACTAAATaggtagtcagtcagtcatccacaacgtagaaccaggcacatatatgcataggtccaagtt comes from Schistosoma haematobium chromosome 3, whole genome shotgun sequence and encodes:
- the G6PC3 gene encoding Glucose-6-phosphatase 3 (EggNog:ENOG410V9VZ~COG:G), whose translation is MNRIHSNGIQFIHWIQNYERLEPLFTVVSHIGSPNTAYSLTFPTAYYTDPTLGITTILCTALADWLNGILKWMLYGHRPYWWLTLNRSLTDPDLSVKQYPLTCETGPGSPSGHCMVTVASLTPMITYFYHKLKNRNHQRCLITLSCLVFGLIALSRCYLAAHFPHQVILGLISGIAVGLLFSLPGSFLSSKIEVKINWLHVQAVYLLTHPNRLLWLGFCSFMFAYVFSVFLEYGIKVDPNWSINLAQSACLRPEWIHLSTSLMMGFSRIAGTATGLSLGLRLKPTHSKQSVLDTNSLPIILFSLIIVVISTRLMESICNQIISLSTINISDEVMKSHFNMLHLFNSFLQGTICPFITVFIVPTCMNLFHRKYN